A portion of the Rhodopseudomonas sp. BAL398 genome contains these proteins:
- a CDS encoding EAL domain-containing protein gives MAGKDRQASGEAANIAAASLCLVGLGVSPAMAGAAVVIRPDSGDWLQTETIWELLIGGFVVASFLAAVALWTMTKLRRLRRAHYRKNLVVNSVLNNLRQGLVIIDPHDRLVFCNDRFLEIYGLSRRDVPECMTGAELLRLRRARGTLDISTEDFYRNASSPKGHIAELPDGRSVLVKLTQLPNGGSVATHDDCTEQRRLSHEVATTKQFLESVVDNIPVCIAAKSLEDGRYILANRAFEDLVRLSRGQIVGKRADEIFSPNAAKSIKEADQAALAAPERRLRIEFPLERDDKMRLLESNRVIARNDKNQPEFLITLLEDVTDRRSMSAEFERAKKFLELVVDNVPVSLTVQDVTDGRYLLANRSAEIILNRRREDAIGLNCADIFNAKEARLISDRDAIAIKKRKLQTEEHPISTKDGLRLFLTRRMTVLDGAGAPQYLIKTHEDVTDRRQTESRMAHMAYHDGLTDLPNRLAFMQALAQMIEACKSVNEEFAVLSVDLDGLKEINDVFDHAIGDRLLIEVSRRIETASRGGVVARLSGDEFGLIIDGPQPASARELAERVAAALATGFTIDGKSVRIGVTTGISVFPGNGTDAASLLANAGAALFRAKVKSRGSVQLFEPEMDQQIRDRRALHQDLSNAIRNGELSLHYQPQASSRERFDRTDIIGFEALARWHHPERGMVPPAEFIPLAEESGLIVEMGEWILREACREAASWSRPLQVAVNLSPAQFVKTDLVAFVHRVLLETGLKPSRLELEITEGVLIDDFDRGLALLRRLTALGVRVSMDDFGSGYSSLTYLQAFPFNKIKIDRAFIMNLGRNPQSAAIVRAVINLGHGLGVSIVAEGVETRAQLDFLVAEHCDAVQGYFIGRPGPIEQYAALVGPAADQSSRMIG, from the coding sequence ATGGCAGGCAAAGATAGGCAAGCAAGCGGCGAGGCGGCAAACATAGCTGCGGCATCGCTGTGCCTGGTCGGGCTCGGTGTGAGCCCCGCCATGGCGGGTGCGGCGGTGGTTATCAGGCCGGACAGCGGCGACTGGCTCCAGACCGAGACGATCTGGGAATTGCTGATCGGCGGTTTTGTCGTCGCCTCGTTCCTGGCTGCCGTTGCGCTGTGGACGATGACGAAGCTGCGCCGATTGCGGCGCGCGCATTATCGCAAGAACTTGGTAGTCAATTCCGTCCTGAACAATCTTCGGCAGGGCCTGGTGATCATCGATCCCCACGACAGGCTGGTGTTCTGCAACGACCGCTTTTTGGAAATCTACGGCCTCAGCCGTCGCGACGTGCCGGAATGCATGACCGGCGCTGAACTGCTGAGACTGCGGCGCGCGCGCGGCACGCTCGATATCAGCACCGAGGACTTCTACAGGAACGCCAGCTCCCCCAAGGGCCATATCGCCGAACTGCCCGACGGGCGATCGGTTTTGGTGAAACTGACGCAATTGCCGAATGGCGGTTCGGTGGCGACCCACGATGATTGCACCGAGCAACGCCGGCTGTCGCATGAAGTGGCCACGACCAAGCAATTCCTCGAATCGGTGGTCGACAACATCCCGGTCTGCATCGCCGCCAAAAGCCTCGAGGATGGCCGCTACATCCTCGCCAACCGCGCGTTCGAAGACCTGGTGCGGCTGAGCCGCGGCCAGATCGTCGGCAAGCGTGCCGACGAGATTTTTTCCCCCAACGCGGCGAAGTCCATCAAAGAAGCCGACCAGGCGGCGCTGGCCGCGCCGGAACGTCGGTTGCGGATCGAGTTTCCGCTCGAACGGGATGACAAGATGCGCTTGCTGGAGAGCAACCGCGTGATCGCCCGCAACGACAAGAACCAGCCGGAATTTCTGATCACCTTGTTGGAGGACGTCACCGACCGCCGCTCGATGTCGGCGGAATTCGAGAGGGCCAAGAAATTCCTCGAACTCGTGGTCGACAACGTGCCGGTTTCGCTCACCGTGCAGGACGTCACCGACGGTCGCTATTTGCTGGCCAACCGAAGCGCCGAAATCATCCTCAATCGTCGCCGCGAGGATGCGATTGGGTTGAATTGCGCCGACATTTTCAATGCCAAGGAGGCCAGGCTGATCTCCGATCGCGACGCCATCGCGATCAAGAAGAGAAAGCTGCAGACCGAAGAGCACCCGATCAGCACCAAGGACGGGCTGCGGCTGTTCCTGACCCGGCGCATGACCGTTCTCGACGGCGCGGGTGCGCCGCAATATCTGATCAAGACCCACGAGGACGTCACCGATCGGCGCCAGACCGAGTCGCGCATGGCGCATATGGCCTATCATGACGGCCTGACAGACCTGCCGAACCGCTTGGCGTTCATGCAGGCGCTGGCGCAGATGATCGAGGCCTGCAAATCCGTCAACGAGGAGTTCGCGGTGCTGTCGGTCGATCTCGACGGGCTCAAGGAAATCAACGACGTGTTCGACCACGCCATCGGCGACAGATTGCTGATCGAGGTGTCGCGCCGGATCGAGACGGCGTCGCGCGGCGGCGTGGTGGCGCGGCTCAGCGGCGACGAGTTCGGGCTGATCATCGACGGGCCGCAGCCGGCGTCGGCGCGCGAGCTCGCGGAGCGCGTGGCAGCCGCGCTGGCGACCGGCTTCACGATCGACGGCAAATCGGTGCGGATCGGCGTCACCACCGGCATCTCGGTGTTTCCCGGCAACGGCACCGACGCGGCGTCGCTGCTGGCCAATGCGGGCGCGGCGCTGTTCCGCGCCAAGGTCAAGTCGCGCGGCTCGGTCCAGCTGTTCGAGCCGGAAATGGATCAGCAGATTCGCGACCGCCGGGCGCTGCATCAGGATCTGTCCAATGCGATCCGCAACGGCGAACTGTCGCTGCATTACCAGCCGCAGGCAAGCAGCCGCGAGCGGTTCGACCGGACCGATATCATCGGCTTCGAGGCGTTGGCGCGGTGGCATCATCCGGAGCGCGGCATGGTGCCTCCGGCCGAGTTCATTCCGCTGGCGGAAGAGAGCGGGCTGATCGTCGAGATGGGCGAATGGATTCTGCGCGAGGCCTGCCGCGAGGCCGCCTCGTGGTCGCGGCCGCTGCAGGTCGCGGTCAATCTGTCGCCGGCGCAATTCGTCAAGACCGATCTGGTCGCCTTCGTGCACCGGGTGCTGCTGGAAACGGGCCTGAAGCCGAGCCGGCTCGAACTGGAAATCACCGAGGGCGTTCTGATCGACGATTTCGACCGCGGCCTCGCCTTGCTGCGGCGGCTGACGGCGCTCGGCGTCCGGGTCTCGATGGACGATTTCGGCAGCGGCTATTCCTCGCTGACTTATCTGCAGGCGTTCCCCTTCAACAAGATCAAGATCGATCGCGCCTTCATCATGAATCTCGGGCGCAATCCGCAATCGGCGGCGATTGTTCGCGCGGTGATCAATCTCGGTCACGGACTCGGCGTGTCGATCGTCGCGGAAGGCGTCGAGACCCGGGCCCAGCTCGATTTCCTCGTCGCCGAGCATTGCGACGCGGTGCAGGGCTATTTCATCGGACGGCCCGGCCCGATCGAGCAATATGCCGCGCTGGTCGGTCCCGCTGCCGACCAATCCAGCCGCATGATCGGCTGA
- a CDS encoding NAD(P)/FAD-dependent oxidoreductase — MDRVECVVIGAGVVGLATARRLAQAGLEVIVLEAAEGIGTVTSSRNSEVIHAGIYYRADSLMARFCVAGRQALYDYCGDHGIPHRRCGKLIVATTPAESERLTAIQAHAAANGVGDLRALDAAAARALEPALNCDAALLSPSTGIIDSHAYMLALRGDAEDAGAAFAFHAPLLRATSEGDGLVLEIGGEAPMQLGCRLLINAAGLAAPAVARSIAAMPAELVPQAYLAKGNYFSCGARAPFSHLIYPVPEPGGLGVHLTLDLAGQARFGPDVEWIDAIDYAVDPMRAERFYPAIRRYWPGLPDGALAPAYSGIRPKIVPPAVAVQDFVIQGPRRHGVAGLINLFGIESPGLTASLAIADYVADLGAVSKC, encoded by the coding sequence ATGGACAGGGTTGAGTGCGTCGTCATCGGCGCGGGCGTGGTCGGGCTGGCGACGGCACGACGGCTGGCGCAGGCCGGGCTCGAGGTCATCGTGCTGGAGGCGGCGGAGGGCATCGGCACCGTCACCTCGTCGCGCAACAGCGAGGTGATCCATGCCGGGATCTATTATCGCGCCGACAGTCTGATGGCCCGGTTCTGCGTCGCCGGCAGACAGGCGCTGTACGATTATTGCGGCGATCACGGCATTCCGCATCGCCGTTGCGGCAAGCTGATCGTGGCGACCACGCCGGCGGAATCCGAACGGCTGACGGCGATCCAGGCCCATGCGGCGGCCAACGGCGTCGGCGATCTGCGCGCGCTCGACGCCGCCGCGGCGCGCGCGTTGGAGCCGGCGTTGAATTGCGACGCGGCGCTGCTGTCGCCCTCCACCGGCATCATCGACAGCCACGCCTACATGCTGGCGTTGCGCGGCGACGCCGAGGACGCCGGCGCGGCCTTCGCCTTTCACGCGCCGCTGCTCCGCGCGACCAGCGAGGGCGACGGGCTGGTGCTGGAGATCGGCGGCGAGGCACCGATGCAGCTGGGATGCCGGCTGCTGATCAACGCCGCGGGGCTCGCCGCGCCCGCGGTGGCGCGCAGCATCGCCGCGATGCCGGCCGAACTGGTGCCGCAAGCCTATTTGGCCAAGGGCAATTATTTCAGCTGCGGCGCGCGGGCGCCGTTCTCCCATCTGATCTATCCGGTCCCAGAACCGGGCGGGCTCGGGGTGCATCTGACCCTCGACCTCGCCGGCCAGGCCCGCTTCGGCCCTGACGTCGAATGGATCGATGCGATCGACTACGCCGTCGATCCAATGCGGGCGGAGCGGTTCTATCCGGCGATCCGGCGCTATTGGCCTGGCCTGCCCGACGGCGCCCTGGCGCCGGCCTATTCGGGCATCCGTCCCAAGATCGTGCCCCCGGCGGTGGCGGTGCAGGATTTCGTGATCCAGGGGCCGCGCCGGCATGGTGTGGCGGGGCTAATCAATCTGTTCGGGATTGAATCGCCCGGCCTTACGGCATCGCTGGCGATTGCCGACTACGTCGCCGATCTGGGCGCCGTGTCGAAATGCTAG
- a CDS encoding YdcH family protein yields MALQAHLVELERKHQVLESKLHEAQVHLSTDDLRIVELKRRKLMVRDAIEKLKTTVGETLH; encoded by the coding sequence ATGGCACTTCAAGCGCATCTCGTTGAACTGGAACGGAAGCACCAGGTTCTCGAAAGCAAGTTGCACGAAGCTCAAGTACATCTTTCCACGGACGATCTGCGAATTGTCGAGTTGAAGCGCCGCAAACTAATGGTGCGGGACGCGATCGAAAAGCTGAAAACCACCGTCGGCGAGACGCTGCACTAG
- a CDS encoding YdcH family protein — translation MTDEEDRDLGAELARLQQEHRDLDAAIDALHHSPAPDLLRLQRLKKRKLQLRDRIAFVEDQITPDIIA, via the coding sequence ATGACCGACGAAGAAGATCGCGACCTCGGTGCCGAGCTTGCAAGACTGCAACAAGAACACCGCGATCTCGACGCGGCGATCGATGCCCTGCATCACTCGCCTGCGCCCGATCTGTTGCGGCTGCAGCGGCTGAAAAAGCGCAAGCTGCAGCTGCGCGACCGGATCGCCTTCGTCGAGGATCAGATCACACCGGACATCATTGCGTGA
- a CDS encoding GGDEF domain-containing protein, whose translation MDYPVLVKTGSGVAIPMTKKSNPVGLSIRPRPPAAKTIAKALPKPATKTASKAAAKTASKTASKTASKPASKTVGKAAAAAAVKPAVRWPTAARLEIRQLTEQLAAARSTIEQLRARADTDFLLDILNRRGFERELQRSIAYIKRYHATGALIMLDVDRLKPVNDTFGHAAGDAVLKAVVAALSRHVRASDLIGRLGGDEFVLLLWNLSERDALAKAEALENAVDQLRIGLGEDVLAVGISAGVAILRPGSDVAAALAEADRAMYARKAERKSQRAIAAVTQ comes from the coding sequence ATGGACTATCCTGTCTTGGTGAAGACCGGAAGTGGTGTGGCGATTCCCATGACAAAGAAATCCAACCCAGTGGGCTTATCAATTAGGCCGCGGCCGCCAGCGGCCAAAACGATTGCCAAGGCTCTCCCCAAGCCTGCCACCAAGACTGCTTCCAAAGCTGCGGCCAAGACGGCTTCCAAGACGGCTTCCAAGACGGCTTCCAAGCCAGCTTCCAAAACTGTCGGCAAAGCGGCCGCCGCGGCCGCGGTCAAGCCGGCGGTGCGGTGGCCCACGGCCGCCCGGCTGGAAATTCGCCAGCTGACGGAGCAGCTCGCGGCGGCGCGGTCCACGATCGAGCAATTGCGGGCCCGCGCCGACACCGATTTCCTGCTCGATATCCTCAATCGCCGGGGCTTCGAGCGCGAATTGCAGCGCTCGATTGCCTATATCAAGAGGTACCATGCAACCGGTGCGCTGATCATGCTGGATGTCGACCGGCTCAAGCCGGTGAACGACACTTTCGGCCACGCCGCCGGAGACGCCGTGCTGAAGGCTGTCGTCGCCGCGCTGTCGCGCCACGTGCGGGCGTCGGATCTGATCGGGCGGCTCGGCGGCGACGAGTTCGTGCTGCTGTTGTGGAATTTGAGCGAACGCGACGCGCTGGCTAAGGCCGAAGCGCTGGAGAATGCGGTCGATCAGCTGCGCATCGGATTGGGTGAAGACGTGCTCGCGGTCGGCATCTCCGCCGGCGTCGCGATTCTCCGGCCGGGCTCCGACGTCGCGGCGGCGCTGGCCGAGGCGGACCGTGCGATGTATGCGCGCAAGGCCGAGCGCAAGAGTCAGCGCGCCATCGCTGCCGTCACGCAATGA
- the purE gene encoding 5-(carboxyamino)imidazole ribonucleotide mutase: MTVPVAIIMGSQSDWDTMRHAADTLSALGISSDQQIISAHRTPDRLYAFARGAKAAGFRIIIAGAGGAAHLPGMAAALTELPVLGVPIQSKALAGLDSLYSIVQMPAGIPVGTLAIGKAGAINAALLAASVLALNDADLAMRLSAWRKQQTDAVTARPEDLA; this comes from the coding sequence ATGACAGTCCCTGTCGCGATCATCATGGGCAGCCAGTCCGACTGGGATACCATGCGCCATGCCGCCGACACGTTGAGCGCGCTCGGTATTTCGTCCGACCAGCAGATTATTTCCGCCCACCGCACCCCGGACCGGCTCTATGCCTTCGCCAGGGGCGCCAAGGCGGCCGGTTTTCGGATCATTATCGCCGGCGCCGGCGGCGCGGCGCATCTGCCCGGGATGGCGGCCGCGCTGACCGAATTGCCGGTATTGGGCGTTCCGATCCAGTCCAAGGCGCTGGCCGGGCTGGATTCGCTGTATTCGATCGTGCAGATGCCGGCCGGAATTCCGGTCGGAACGCTGGCGATCGGCAAGGCCGGCGCCATCAATGCCGCCTTGCTGGCAGCCAGCGTGCTGGCGCTGAACGACGCCGACCTGGCGATGAGGCTGTCGGCATGGCGCAAGCAGCAGACCGACGCGGTCACTGCGCGTCCGGAGGATTTAGCGTGA
- a CDS encoding 5-(carboxyamino)imidazole ribonucleotide synthase has protein sequence MTKLKPGDTIGILGGGQLGRMLALAAARLGLKCHVFSPDPDSPAFDVVQYATCAEYADVEALELFAAEVDVITYEFENVPSSAVMLLAARRPVLPDRGILATTQDRLAEKDFVSQLGIGTAAYADVTSSQDLRAAIAKIGLPAVIKTRRFGYDGKGQAIIRDGADLDAVWNDLATRAAILEAFVPFEREISVIAARGADGQVVCFDVTENEHQQHILKVSRVPAAIPEALAEKARGIAETIAKALDYVGVLAVELFVVPGSDGPTLLVNEIAPRVHNSGHWTLDGASISQFEQHIRAIAGWPLANPLRHGDVTMTNLIGDEISDYERWLTIPGASVHLYGKRTAQQGRKMGHVTEVVPAAAGK, from the coding sequence ATGACCAAGCTGAAACCCGGTGACACTATCGGGATTCTGGGCGGCGGCCAGCTCGGCCGCATGCTGGCCCTGGCGGCGGCGCGGCTCGGCCTGAAATGCCATGTGTTTTCGCCCGATCCCGATTCGCCAGCGTTCGACGTGGTGCAATACGCCACCTGTGCGGAATATGCCGATGTCGAAGCGCTGGAATTGTTCGCCGCCGAAGTCGACGTCATCACCTATGAATTCGAGAACGTGCCGTCGTCCGCGGTGATGCTGCTGGCGGCGCGGCGGCCGGTGCTGCCCGATCGCGGCATCCTGGCGACCACCCAGGATCGCCTCGCCGAAAAGGACTTCGTCAGCCAGCTGGGGATCGGCACCGCCGCCTATGCGGACGTCACCTCCTCGCAGGATCTGCGGGCGGCGATTGCCAAGATCGGACTGCCGGCGGTGATCAAGACCAGGCGATTCGGCTATGACGGCAAAGGCCAGGCCATCATCCGCGACGGCGCCGATCTCGACGCGGTCTGGAATGATCTGGCGACTCGGGCCGCCATTCTGGAGGCCTTCGTGCCGTTCGAACGCGAAATCTCGGTGATCGCGGCGCGCGGCGCCGACGGCCAGGTGGTGTGCTTCGACGTCACCGAAAACGAGCATCAGCAGCACATTCTCAAGGTCTCGCGGGTGCCGGCGGCGATTCCCGAGGCGCTTGCCGAAAAGGCGCGCGGCATCGCAGAGACCATCGCCAAGGCGCTGGACTATGTCGGGGTGCTGGCGGTGGAATTGTTCGTGGTGCCGGGCAGCGACGGTCCGACCCTACTGGTCAACGAAATCGCGCCCCGCGTGCACAATTCCGGCCACTGGACCCTGGACGGCGCCTCGATCTCGCAATTCGAGCAGCACATCAGGGCGATCGCCGGCTGGCCGCTGGCCAATCCGCTACGCCATGGCGACGTTACCATGACCAATCTGATCGGCGACGAGATCAGCGATTATGAGCGCTGGCTGACGATTCCGGGCGCCAGCGTGCATCTTTACGGCAAGCGCACCGCCCAGCAGGGGCGCAAAATGGGCCATGTCACCGAAGTGGTGCCAGCGGCGGCGGGGAAATGA
- the rpsU gene encoding 30S ribosomal protein S21 — protein MQVLVRDNNVDQALKALKKKMQREGIFREMKLRGHYEKPSEKKAREKAEAVRRARKLARKKLQREGLLPMKPKPVFGADRGARPGGAGASAGPRGPR, from the coding sequence GTGCAGGTTCTCGTTCGCGATAATAATGTCGATCAAGCTCTCAAGGCGCTGAAGAAGAAGATGCAGCGCGAGGGCATTTTCCGTGAGATGAAGCTCCGCGGTCATTACGAAAAGCCGTCTGAGAAGAAGGCTCGCGAGAAGGCCGAAGCCGTGCGTCGGGCACGCAAGCTGGCCCGCAAGAAGTTGCAGCGCGAAGGCCTGCTGCCGATGAAGCCGAAGCCGGTGTTCGGTGCCGATCGCGGCGCGCGTCCGGGTGGTGCTGGCGCCAGTGCAGGTCCGCGCGGACCGCGCTGA
- a CDS encoding cupin domain-containing protein: MSISAQSDVQQDTPEVRVTEWRLAPGAATGRHTHGMDYVIVPITTSVMTIVAPDGSRSQAPITTGKSYFRKAGVEHDVLNETDAEIVFLEVEVKP; this comes from the coding sequence ATGTCGATCAGCGCACAATCCGACGTTCAGCAAGATACGCCCGAGGTTCGGGTCACCGAATGGCGGCTGGCACCGGGGGCGGCCACCGGGCGCCATACCCATGGCATGGACTATGTGATCGTGCCGATCACCACCAGCGTGATGACCATCGTGGCACCGGACGGCAGCCGCTCGCAGGCGCCGATCACGACCGGTAAATCCTATTTCCGCAAGGCCGGCGTCGAGCACGATGTGCTCAACGAAACCGACGCCGAGATCGTGTTTCTCGAAGTCGAAGTGAAACCTTAA
- a CDS encoding calcium:proton antiporter gives MSVPAAPRSSWIFPALAVAFVAASAAFGLTFTPSRLGMGFAAVLLVVLFGTVFAAVHHAETIAHRIGEPYGTLLLTLSVTVIEVSLIATMMLTGKAVPTLARDTVFAVMMIVCNGLVGYCVLVGGLRFREQEFQVAGASLYLSVLIVLATITLLLPNYTFTDPGPIYSAAQLGFVSLATLILYGLFLYTQTVRHRDYFVARPTAEDHPAAAATGRALALSVVLLAVSLLAVVLLAKTFSRVVDAATEWIGAPTAFAGLVVAMLILLPESVAAIAAARRNDLQKSINLALGSSLATIGLTIPAVAIVSLIGGKSLTLGLESQEAVLLVLTFVVSMLTFGTGRTNMLFGMVHLVVFVLFVFLVFVP, from the coding sequence ATGTCAGTCCCCGCCGCGCCCAGATCTTCGTGGATTTTCCCGGCGCTTGCTGTCGCCTTTGTCGCCGCATCGGCCGCGTTCGGCCTGACATTCACGCCGTCCCGACTCGGGATGGGCTTTGCCGCGGTGCTGCTGGTGGTGCTGTTCGGCACCGTGTTCGCCGCGGTCCATCACGCCGAGACCATCGCCCACCGGATCGGCGAACCCTATGGCACGCTGCTGCTGACGCTGTCGGTGACGGTGATCGAAGTGTCGCTGATCGCCACCATGATGCTCACCGGCAAGGCGGTGCCGACGCTGGCGCGCGACACCGTGTTCGCCGTGATGATGATCGTCTGCAACGGCCTGGTCGGCTATTGCGTGCTGGTCGGGGGCTTGCGCTTCCGCGAACAGGAATTCCAGGTTGCGGGTGCCAGTCTCTACCTCAGCGTGCTGATCGTGTTGGCGACAATCACGCTGCTGCTGCCGAACTACACCTTCACCGATCCCGGGCCGATCTATTCGGCGGCGCAGCTCGGTTTCGTCAGCCTGGCGACGCTGATCCTGTACGGCCTGTTCCTCTATACGCAGACGGTGCGGCATCGCGACTATTTCGTCGCCCGCCCGACCGCCGAGGACCATCCCGCGGCCGCCGCGACGGGGCGAGCGCTGGCGCTCAGCGTCGTGCTGCTGGCGGTGTCGCTGCTCGCGGTGGTGCTGCTGGCCAAGACATTCTCGCGTGTCGTCGATGCGGCGACCGAATGGATCGGGGCGCCCACCGCCTTCGCCGGCCTGGTGGTGGCGATGCTGATCCTGCTGCCGGAAAGCGTCGCGGCGATCGCCGCGGCGCGGCGCAACGACCTGCAAAAGAGCATCAACCTGGCGCTGGGCTCGTCGCTGGCGACGATCGGCCTCACCATTCCGGCGGTTGCCATCGTCAGCCTGATCGGCGGCAAGTCGCTCACGCTCGGCCTGGAATCCCAGGAAGCCGTGCTGCTGGTGCTGACCTTCGTTGTGAGCATGCTGACATTCGGAACGGGCAGGACCAACATGCTGTTCGGGATGGTGCATCTGGTGGTATTCGTACTGTTCGTGTTCCTGGTGTTCGTTCCTTAA
- a CDS encoding VOC family protein produces the protein MFSHIMIGTNDLEAAKTFYDKLLGTLGVSPATVDRHRIFYRTKTGTFSVSKPIDGKPATHANGGTIGFAAKSQEEADAWHATGIACGGTPCEDPPGVREMGGTKLYIAYLRDPDGNKLCALHRMA, from the coding sequence ATGTTTTCACATATCATGATCGGCACCAACGATCTCGAAGCGGCGAAGACGTTTTATGACAAGCTGCTCGGAACGCTCGGTGTATCGCCCGCCACGGTCGACCGGCATCGGATTTTCTATCGCACCAAGACCGGCACTTTCTCGGTGTCGAAGCCGATCGACGGCAAGCCCGCCACCCACGCCAATGGCGGCACCATCGGCTTCGCGGCGAAATCCCAGGAGGAGGCCGACGCCTGGCACGCGACGGGCATAGCCTGCGGCGGGACCCCCTGCGAAGATCCGCCGGGCGTGCGCGAGATGGGCGGCACCAAGCTCTACATCGCTTATCTGCGCGATCCCGACGGCAACAAGCTCTGCGCGCTGCATCGGATGGCGTAG
- a CDS encoding NAD(P)(+) transhydrogenase (Re/Si-specific) subunit beta, translating to MTNFAALLYLVAGVLFILSLRGLSSPATSRQGNFLGMIGMGIAVFTTLLAHPPASFMSFLLVVLGIAIGGGIGAVIARKVPMTSMPELVAAFHSLVGMAAVLVAAGAFYAPAAFDIGVPGNIHGASLVEMSLGVAIGALTFTGSVIAFLKLSGRMSGAPIILPERHKINIGLGTALLLGILLLVATGSANVFWFIVIVALVLGALLIIPIGGADMPVVISMLNSYSGWAAAGIGFTLGNTALIITGALVGSSGAILSYIMCHAMNRSFISVILGGFGGETAAAGAGTGEVRPVKLGSADDAAFIMKNAQKVIIVPGYGMAVAQAQHALREMADTLKKEGVEVKYAIHPVAGRMPGHMNVLLAEANVPYDEVFELEDINSEFAQADVAFVIGANDVTNPAAEDDPSSPIYGMPVLQVWKAGTVMFIKRSLASGYAGIDNPLFYRDNTMMLLGDAKKMTENIVKAL from the coding sequence ATGACCAATTTCGCCGCACTGCTGTATCTCGTCGCCGGCGTGCTTTTCATCCTGTCGCTGCGCGGACTGTCCAGCCCGGCCACCAGCCGTCAGGGCAATTTCCTCGGCATGATCGGCATGGGGATCGCCGTCTTCACCACGCTGCTGGCGCATCCGCCGGCGAGCTTCATGAGCTTCCTCCTGGTGGTGCTCGGCATCGCCATCGGCGGCGGCATCGGCGCCGTGATCGCCCGCAAGGTGCCGATGACCTCGATGCCCGAGCTGGTCGCCGCCTTCCACTCGCTGGTCGGCATGGCCGCGGTGCTGGTCGCGGCGGGCGCGTTCTATGCGCCGGCGGCGTTCGACATCGGCGTTCCCGGCAACATCCATGGCGCCAGCCTGGTCGAAATGTCGCTCGGCGTCGCGATCGGCGCTTTGACCTTCACCGGCTCGGTGATCGCATTCCTCAAGTTGTCCGGCAGGATGAGCGGCGCGCCGATCATTCTGCCCGAACGCCACAAGATCAATATCGGGCTCGGCACCGCGCTGCTGCTCGGCATTCTGCTTCTGGTCGCCACCGGTAGCGCCAACGTGTTCTGGTTCATCGTCATCGTGGCGCTGGTGCTCGGTGCGCTGTTGATCATCCCGATCGGCGGCGCCGACATGCCGGTCGTGATCTCGATGCTGAACTCCTATTCGGGTTGGGCCGCCGCCGGCATCGGCTTCACGCTCGGCAACACCGCGCTGATCATCACTGGCGCGCTGGTCGGTTCCTCTGGCGCGATCCTGTCCTACATCATGTGCCACGCCATGAACCGCTCCTTCATCTCGGTGATTCTCGGCGGCTTCGGCGGCGAGACCGCCGCGGCCGGCGCCGGCACCGGCGAAGTGCGCCCGGTCAAGCTCGGCTCGGCGGACGACGCGGCCTTCATCATGAAGAACGCCCAGAAGGTCATCATCGTGCCCGGCTACGGCATGGCGGTGGCGCAGGCCCAGCACGCGCTGCGCGAAATGGCCGACACGTTGAAGAAGGAAGGTGTCGAGGTGAAATACGCCATTCACCCGGTCGCCGGCCGCATGCCGGGCCACATGAACGTGCTGCTCGCCGAAGCCAACGTGCCCTATGACGAAGTGTTCGAGCTGGAAGACATCAACTCGGAATTCGCCCAGGCCGACGTCGCCTTCGTAATCGGCGCCAACGACGTCACCAACCCGGCCGCCGAGGACGATCCGAGCTCGCCGATCTACGGCATGCCGGTGCTGCAGGTCTGGAAGGCCGGCACCGTGATGTTCATCAAGCGCTCGCTGGCATCCGGCTATGCCGGCATCGACAACCCGCTGTTCTATCGCGACAACACGATGATGCTGCTGGGCGATGCCAAGAAGATGACGGAGAACATCGTCAAGGCGCTGTAG
- a CDS encoding proton-translocating transhydrogenase family protein — MEHIVQAVDPFVFRLSIFVLAVFVGYFVVWSVTPALHTPLMSVTNAISSVIVVGALLAVGVGLVGNDEGAWWSRLFGFIALIFASVNIFGGFLVTQRMLAMYQKKKK, encoded by the coding sequence ATGGAGCATATCGTGCAGGCCGTCGATCCGTTCGTGTTTCGGCTGTCGATTTTCGTTCTCGCCGTCTTTGTCGGCTATTTCGTGGTGTGGTCGGTGACGCCGGCGCTGCATACGCCGCTGATGTCGGTGACCAATGCGATTTCCTCGGTGATCGTGGTCGGCGCCCTGCTGGCGGTCGGCGTCGGTCTGGTTGGCAACGACGAGGGCGCCTGGTGGTCGCGCTTGTTCGGCTTCATTGCGCTGATCTTCGCATCGGTGAATATTTTTGGCGGCTTTCTGGTAACGCAGCGGATGCTCGCGATGTACCAGAAGAAAAAGAAGTAA